The following nucleotide sequence is from Anopheles stephensi strain Indian chromosome 3, UCI_ANSTEP_V1.0, whole genome shotgun sequence.
GGAGGAAATCTTTCTCTCACCCTCGGTAGAATCGGTGTACGCGAAGAACAATCGCATCTCGAACATCCTGAGGGACAACTCGTCCAGCATGAGCCTGGTAACGCTGGATTTGGAAAACAATTCCATCTCGTCTATAGAATCGATTCAGCATCTGGACACGCTCGTGAATCTGTTCCTCTCGCACAACCGGATCGGTCCGCTGAACCTCACCAGTCTGTCGAAGTTTACCAAGCTCCAGCAGCTGGGTCTGGAGGGAACGTTCGTGTCCAACCTGCAGCACGGCACCTTTGCCCAGCAGGAATCGCTCAAATGGTTGGATCTGTCCAACAACAATCtcgatcgattcgatttcGACATCCTCACCTCGTCCACCGGTCTGGAGAAGATCTATCTCGATGGCAACCGGTTAAGGTCGCTCGAATTTCAGTATCTGAAGAAAACGTTCCCGTCGCTCGTCGAGATCGGGCTGTCCGATAACAACTGGAACTGTACGTATCTGATTCATCTCGTACGCTACTGTACCGAGCATAAGATCGCACTGTTCAAAGCCCAATCGGCCGTGCTGAATCAGACGAATGTGAAGGGTATCTACTGCTATGACGATAAGAACCCGCTGGGCAGCTGGAACGCTACTGTGCAACATCTGCAGACGCTACATCCACACAACTCCACAGACGATGCGGCCCTGCAAACGTTGCTCCAGAGCGTGCTCGAGGATGTGCGTCGTTACAGCGAGAACAATGCGGACGTCGCAAACCAAACGGTCAAACTGGATGGGGCTGTTTACGATCTCACCAAGAATCAGTTCAGCCTGCAAAAGGATCTGCTCAGCTTGCGTCAGGCGCTGAACGATATTCGGCTTGAGCTGTTGGCAAACCGGACAAACGATAGCCTCGGAATGAACAGTGACGAGCTGCGCCGTATGATCGAAACGGCGAACAATCTAACGCTGGACAAACAGGAGCTGAGTGCGAAAACGCTCGAGTTTAAGATTTACGAGCAAACGTTTAAGGTAGATAAGGCGCTAGAGTTGACCAAGGAAAACGGTGAGAAGGTGGCACTGTTGGCGAAGCGTGTCGAGCAACAGATCGGCAATATGATGGCGTCCGGTGGTAGCGTCGGTTTGCTGACGCAGGAACGACAGCACCAGCTTGTACAGCAGAGCAGTGCCGCACCTGCAAGCGGAGGCGACCATGGACTAATCATAGCACTGCTGGTAATGATGTGTCTGCTGTTGGGCGTGATTGTGTTCGGGTTTTTAAAGTTCAATCGCCGGTTGTTTAACGTTGAACGGAAGCGTTATACCAACCGGAACAGCAGTTTGTCCACGATCATCGATAACGATATTTGATAAGGGGATCGGTGCTGGCAGTCGTTGCATTCTTCTGATTGTGAGCGCGATGACGAGTGTGCCTCAGGTTTGCgcataatcaataaataatcaCATACTCAATCAAGTTAAAATGGGAACCACGAAATACTTGTGACGTTAGACTATTCTTTGTGAATTTGACTCGGCTTTGCATATAGTTATTTTTAAGGTAGTGCTCTTTACCGGACTCGCTCGTTACTGCCATGATAGTAAGGAGGGTTCTTTTACATCCGTATTCCATTTCTAGATTGTGCGAGATTGATAACAGGAAGTGCTATTATCGGTTAAAGGTTATTGAAGCTGTGTTCCTGCATTCACAATATGTTTTGATGAACAAGCCTTGAGTTTTGGCATCGAATGATCGTAGGAATATAAGTGTCCAGACCTAGCCTAGCCAGACCTTTATAGTGGACTTCATCTCGATTTCAGTCTACAGGAAATAGAATCCTTATTATGTTGATGTGAATGACTGATATTGGTGGCTTTGTCGCAAACGGACGACTTTCGATTGATGTTCAGTACATAGTACGCTGTAGAGCTTAAACATACGCGAGGAGCATAAGGTGTTTCCGTCTGCTTTGGACAGCATCCATATCTGAGATGAAATTACTTGGGTGGCTTACTAATTGATTGCTTAAATTCTTCCACGATCAAGCTCGGAaaggaaacaattaaaatttccCAACTAAATCATCGGCAGTTTATAACCAATGATAAATATATCAAAACGATAGCATCACGTGCAAAACATGCCACCAAAAGCTGGTCCACCAGATAGCAGCATCAGTAGCATCCTACTCTGCAGTTCTATAAATTTGCTAATTGATCGGGAAACGGTCTCGCTTCACCATAAATACCACATTTGACTTACAAATTACACCTGCAAGTGGTTGTGGGGGAACTCGTTAGCCTGCATGCAAAACTCCAAcactttctctcactctcgctctctctctctctctctctctctctctctctctctcgtctaCTCCTTCGAGGGCAAAAACTTTCGCGATCTTTCCCAGTTTTAATCAATTTATACCTGCAGGCGGTTTCGGTGGCTTACTTAGGGTGGGCTGTCGCGCACACGTTGCACCGTCAACGTCACTAATCTAATTATGCGGTAATGTTATCGGAAGATATTAGGTGATAAAGTTTCACCCTGCGCTTGGACCAAACGCAAAATTGGGCCGACGCGTGCGAAGACGGTCGTGGCCTTCCTTCacttgttttaattatttcacgTGGCACGGTAGGTGGGCTTCATCGCAGGGAAGCGTTTGAAAGCCAAAACGGGAAGGAAGTTAATAATTGACTTTTCAATTTTGGGAAGATACGAAGGTTGCTTGCACCATGATATAGTTTGGGTCGTGCTATAGCTACTTTTAACGAAATGGGTGCATATGCATGCGGAAGCggtttttttgtccttttttccttACATTTGCTTTTTCCTGGTGGTGAGAGAAAAACAGAGGGCTATTTTGTGTGTCTCTGTCTTTCTAACAAAAATACACACCTCCATACGTCATCGTAACGGTGCGTGGAATGGAAAACAGGGTCTCACAGCGCCACAGAGAGAGCCCTGCTATCGGGAGGAGAAGTTTGTAGATGGGTGCACACTTTTTAGTTTGCCATAAATTATGCTCAATGAAATGGGTAGCGAAACAGGGAACAGTTAGCCTAAGTGGTTCCCTAGCGATgcgttcggtgtgtgtgtggtatggTGTTGCAAGGGTGAAGCGTTAAAGCGCAAATACTAAAAGCCATGAGATTTTGGGATGGAATACCAACGCTTTTGCTGGCTTGGAGAAGTATAAAACCAAAAGTATCCTTTTCGATTGAATGAATTTAACACCATTGTTTGGATGCTTTCTTACGTGTAGCAAAACCGTTGCTTTAAGCTCGTACAATTCAAAATGAGTTTGTTGGCGccgaaaggtatgcaatatgcaTGTTATAAAACATTGCAAAGCATATGAACAGGGGCAAACTAGCAGAGTAGCGTTTTAAAGGGCGATATACCATATTGCAAACGCTTGTTGCTAAACGAAAAACAGTTAAATAGAATCGTTTTAAGCTGCAAAAAGCCTCAAATCGACAGCATGATAATGTTattcaaaacacaaaacaggtACAGGGTACAGTTGCTGGTCAACAATTTACGATTCATTGTTCGAAAATGGGGGTTGAACACGAAACGAGGTGTAAATATTTGATCACTCGAATCAAATAAACATCCGAATGGCATCACTCTCCTCTAGCTCGAATGCATTTaacaagcaaaagaaaagcataGCTTTCACAAGCGCTTCCTATTAATATCAACGCCCAAGAAAGCTGCTCCAAAGTGGGTCAACAGTAAAGCGAGGTGAATTTATCGAGTATTGTTTCAAGTCATGGCTTCTTTCCCCTCCCCAATAAaggctgctgccactgctaaCCGTTTGAAACGTAAGAGAAAGaaactttttttctcctttccgAACACGTTTCATATCGGAAAATCAAGGATACTGTTGCCCTTACATTGCAGTTCCCAAAGGTAAACGGAAAACGTTGGCACATTGGAAGGAAATTGGAGCTCGTTCATAATGGATTTATGAAGTGAACGGCAACCCTCTTGCTTGGTTCGATGTCGGTCTAGCGAGATAACATTCAGCCGGAAGAAGATTTGGTAAGCGTCGCGGTACTGGTGGTAGTTGTTGCCATAAATAGTACCGCGCGATACAAGCAATCGATTCCGTTCCATTTCGATTCCCGAAGCCGAACTGCACGAAACCGTTCGCGTATGATTGATTCCATGATTCGGCACGATGCACACGGAATGACGGAATTCATTCACGCGGAAGTGCAATTGTGTGTGAGCCAGTTTGTAGGGAGGCGAGGATTTTTTCCCGATGCACAGGCTCGTATCGATTTCGTGAAGTGCATTTTTATCGACTCAATGCGGCAAAAGCGGAAAAGAAACCTGTAACGATGCTGTGAAAATTGAATATTATGGTAATATGCGCACGTACCAGGTAACATGGGAAACTTGGTAAAAGTTGTGTCTCACAGGAACTTCAgagccggtgtgtgtgtgtgtgtgtgtgtgtgtgtgtgtgtgtttgtgtgtgtgtgtgtggcggttTCTGGCACGTTTTGTAAGACAAATCTTGTGCATGGGACAGGTTTTGAGGATGACAAGTTTACAAGTACAAGACATTCCAATCCATCCAAGCGTGTCAATCGAAATTGATAAGAAATCATTGGTTCAGTTTGCAAGTTTGTTCGTATAAATTAGAAGCCCGCAAGGCGTTTGTGTGGCAGGCCAATTCCTCTTGAATTTGTATGGCTAAAGAAGAGGAGAAGAATATCGGTCACCATATATTACGCTCATAAATAGACCGAAAATCCAGTTAAATTTGCAGATTTAATAGCTCTTGAACGTTGGTTTGTGGGAAACAGTATTTATTGACttttgaaaacttttcacctataaatcaaaaattttaacatATGTCCACTCTGATTTAATTCGATTGATATCCTTCTTTTAATAGCTACAAATAACTCGTCCCTGGCAGTTAGTAAGGGAAGTCTAGACAAGAAATTACTCAATTTCCTGCCTACTTCCGGCCGTGCCTTAGGGTGTAAAGGGCTGCAATATTCCTGCAAATCCATCGTTATTATAGTTCTTCAGTCGAAATCatataaagaaaacaaaaatactcaCCGAGCTCTTTAATGGCGGGATAGGATATCATCCATATGACTTCGATTGGGCCACCCTTCAATTGTCTCGTAACAAGCGTGTTCAGGAAAATTCGGTGTCTGTTGTGTTGCCTAGGGAATCTAGGCACGGCTCCGTAATATTTGGCATGTTTCACATGGTCGGCAAGAAGCTGTATCGTAAACAGGTAGTTCCGAAAAAAAGCCCAGTCACGAAGGGATGATGTGCAAGTGCGGCAACGGTTTCATCGTTACGTCCTACGTGtgtggggttttcttttcccttcgaCCCTGCATATACCTTGTCCCTTAATTCAGCCGACTCGATACACCATCCTCACGGTGTTGAGATTATCCATTGAAGCGGCTGTTCAATCTAGAATATTGGCAATCGAGCGAGAGTGTCTATCCGGAGGACTCGCATGGGACAAGGGGCAGCATGGGATGAATCTCAccttttgtttaatttagaAATGGTAATTTCTGGTTACCCTCTAGCCAGACCTGACCCGAATCATGGCTAGATCGTGGTTGGGCACGacacgaaacaaaaagccAATGTTCCAGCCAGCTAAAGGATCTTAAAGCTGTGTGGCGTGCAGACGACGATATGTGGTGCAGTGGTTCAACTTCCGTCCCAATTTGGTTCACCAAGACCACCACCTAGATTATCACCGGGCCCATAATCATCGAATCTAATTAATTCGGGGATATTCATTTATCCCGTCGGAGTTTGTCGGCTGTAAGTATCGCTTAAAGTGCCTTTAAACTGCTTTTCCTGGTAGCGGTTGGAAGGTGGATTGAACTGCGAACGTGTTGGAGAACGTTTGTCTGCTAGAGTTACTTAAAATTGATTCTATCTCGTacgaaggaaaacgaaaaaaagtgaTGCGAAAACAAAGCTGGTTAGAGACGCTGTGTTTTTGGTCATAAAACTGGGGATTTCGAAAGTGTACCGCTTAAGCACCTACTGGTCGGATGGGTTTACTTaggcagctgctgctgttggactTTTGCTGGTGTGCAGCTGGTACCGTGTGTTAAGGATTAGAAGGCAACAACATGCACATGCTCTCGTGCCATGATGCCGGAGTTTCATCATCTGTCGCTTTTCCTCTCCAGCTGCTATAATTTATCATAATCAGATTTTACGACTGTTTACGGGCAGGGCCGAAAAAAAGGACCGCCACAAGTGAAAAAGCTCTGGACGAAATGCTTTCGTCACAAGTGGAATTGAGATGTATGAGATTTTCAGGTTTGTGTGTTCCAGTGCCCGACCATTACAGCTATTGCCCCGAAGAAAATAACCCCTGGACCAGCTCGTTTGCTCGTTAACTACACTAACTAGCCCGCAAACTCGGCAAACGTGAAGGGAAAGTTTTCGAAATTTTGGATGCGATTTGCGTGCGGACCCGTTCAACCGCGTGGAAAGTGGAACATCTCCCAATCACACGCTCCACCGTGTGTAGGTAAGTCGCACAATGGAGGAAATTCACACCTGATTTGGTTTAATTGCATCACACTCACTGTGACACCAGTGTTGTCACGGTTACTCTGCATCAGCACTCGACTGTGTATGTATTATTCACCGTAACCAAAATGCGAGTTTAAAGCACATGATGCGCTTCCCAATAGAAGCAATCAATTATGTTGCGAAATGTGAATGACATGTGGCAACCAAAGTTCGATCCGAACCATGCACTCAAATCGATAGATTTTAGTGGTTTTAGCagtcgaaaaagaaaaaaatcggaattgtaaaatcaatcaaaaagatcattttattttcaattaccGCTTGCCGAGCGATGTTTCGGGAAAAGAtgataacgaaaaaaaaggaaaagtttatTTTCCCGTGCACCGTGCACTGTGCACCCCCCCAACCCGATGCAATCAACATTAATCACGTTTATTGAATTGCATCTGCAACGTGTGGCAAGATTATCATCGCAACAACGCAACAACGCgcctcagacacacacaaacacacaatatCAGCCATGTATGGAAAACAAACGGTCACGgcgagggggaaaaaaaggaatactcatacacacacatgcacacagggGAAGAAAACTGCTACAAACGAatacaattttcaatttccGGTCGATTATCTGTACGATAGCAGCGGATGGTAGGCGAAGCGAACGTTTTACCATTCACCAGCGAGGTGAGCATCGGCATCGAAGCgaagataaaataataatcacaaATTGAAAGATTATCAAACCGCACGAAAAAGTGAACTGGCGCCGGTGCTGCGAAATGGGAAAGGCCAAAATACCGATTGTTGGCCGATAATAAAGCCCAAAGCCAGCGTTTGGGGCAGGGTGAGAATTAAATGGAGAGTAAAAGGCAATCTGTTTGCTGCATTTAAATTCATTGTGCTGTTAACGATCAATTGTACGATCAAGATTTTATCTAAAGTAGTTTAAACCATTTATTGCAAACATACTATTAATAATGTACGACGACGATGTACGACGAGTACTCTGATTCTTGAATATTGAAAACTTTAGGCTTaattaatgtaaaaaaataaaaagaaaaaagttatTCCATCGTAGATATttggtcattttttttttttattcataaagaacggcctggccgtattgctatttgATCATTAACAATTACATGATTTAACAAAAGTTGATtcacgatggaggcgcctagtgcTTTGTGATCTCCTATTGATATacaaattgtaaagattacgAAAAGTAACCAAATATTGGCCCGAATCATTTTCTGGAATGCTCAGAATAATTTTGAACaggttttgttctttggacgtACCTTACAATAAAGTGACGACTTTTCTGTAGGAAAATAGCTACTATGCATTGAACACCTGTCCGCTACGGAGCAAATTTCGCAAAGGAAACTCTTCTCCGAAGCAAAGAAAGCAAGTGAAAAAAGAGGCAAGTGCGATTAGATGCCGACACTCTCGGCATCGCTTTAAATCTGTCCCGTGCAGAGTTTTGTTTGTGAGCGCCAAAGGTATTTAAGTGCCGAAAAGCTGATTAAAAATAGTGCCGacgtgtgtggatgtgtggttGTGTCTTTTTCAGCGTGCATGCACTACAGCGTTGTCGGCTTGTCGCTGTGAAATATGCCTGAATTCAAAGCAGGGTAGCTTGCAGCGATCCGAAAGACGGGCGGGAAATTAGTGGCAGTGTCAACAAAGGtacaaaatatgttttacCGGTGCACAAACTCACACTCCCCTAACACCTTCTCAACATTTCTCATGGAGTTTGTCCcacaaaaaaagtggaatgcaTCAGACTCATCCCGACAACAGACTCTCCCGACCAAGTGTGCGAGGATGTGCGAAAAATAGTTCGTAGAATATATCActtgaaaaatggaaaatttggggaacaagaaaaacacacacccagctGAAATAAAGACTCTCGGTAAGCCTCTCTACATCCCATGCTAGCTAGACACGATAGTGTAGTGGAAAGTTTAGAAGAAAATTCATCAGCTTCGGTCGCTTCCACTCAAGGGCAGCTAGTGGGAAgtgagaaagaaaagcaaatgaaagaagaggaaaaagccCGATCAAGCTGCAGGTGAAATTGAACCAGCTTTTCTTGTGCCGCTTTTCCaagccactcacacacacacacactgctcgGTGACTGGCTGCGACCGGCTTTAGTGAGCAAGAGTACGTCAGTTGAAGCCTTCCCAGCTTGGGCACGGTCGGCAGGAAGCAGTGGCGCGATGACTTTTCCAAGATGAATTTATGGCCAGACAAGCGAGACAGTTATCAAACACGGTGAGCGAATAATGGCCCGAAAGTCCCTTTTTTCGGGgtgtgaaaaaaaatataagagATAAACCGGATTCAATAATTGTGTCTCAGAGTGTTTCAAACACTTTTCAGCCGATTGTTATGGAATTTGTGGTAAAATTGGTGCCATAATCGATTGTGATGAAGTTTCATGAAAATTTGATGGTATGggacaattttaaatttttgataattcataataaatagtaaaaaaatcatttaatttatCCTGACAAAATTTCGAAATAACCCATTAAttgataaaataatattattctacaaaaggaaaataattaaactaaAATCGAAACAACTATCATGTAAAACGAAATAcacatttttaaatcattcttCGCCTTAAGGTTTAAAGGATGCCGCAAAGCTGTTCCATTGTCTTATTTATTGCTTCAACCCGTGATTGCGTCCCTTCAAAGCACGAAACCCTAGCGCCAAAATCGCTCACCAGCCACTTAAAGCCAGAAAATCAACCTCCGCCGAAGAAAAGGCtgtaaaacacacaccccTTCGAAAGCCAAGTGGCCGGAATGACATCACGCTTCTCGCACAACACTACATTCCAGCCCAGCCCGGGCGCAAGGCTTTCGGGGCCTCGGGCATCCTCTCCATCCATTGGAAAATAGTGCGCAACGTGTTTTTTGCACAAAACcgacaaaaagaaacacattttCATTATGATGTCAACCCCGGGCCCGGTCAGTGCCGTACCATGCATAGCAAACAAGCAACCAAGCAGACAGGCGAGCATCCAGACAACAAAGTGAGAATATTTCAATCAGCAACCGGGCGCGTACGGGCCGGTGTGGCTGAGTCCGGGGTCTGCGTAGAAGATGAAAAATTCTTCCACGAAACTACTACCCGGCCCGAGAGTGGTGGCTGCAAAGCTGCAACAGAATGCGACTAATACGATTGGCTGGCATGCGGAAATGTATCGCCCGGCTGTTTCACTGTTCCAGGGCGGGACTGATACAGcgaagcgaaaaaacaaatgaatgtTTGTAGAAGGGAAAATCACGATGCATCAGGCACGAACGGGTGTCCATTGCAGTGGAAAATGAAGAATTGAAGCCTTGAGTTGAAAACAGAGCTAAATGAAATACCAAAACCATGAAGCGGCGAAGAAAAGCTGAAGCAACTACTACTACCGGGAAACATTAACGGAACCGTTACCGAGTGGTCAATGACTAAACAAATGAATTTcttaaaaaaaggggggaaagaGCGAACCGGAAGAAAGCGGGGCAAAGTAACAAAGcgaattgtttgtgtgtgtttttctcctaATAATTTGCTCAATTTCTTCTTTCCCGAGCAATATTTTGCAGCTTTGAATGTTGGGCGGATCGGGcacgaaaaataaacacataaaataaaaattttatcagGAACCGAGCATCCAcaataagtgtgtgtgtgtctgtgtgtgagagcgCAATGAAGCAAGGATGAGCCCATGAATAAACATAATCACGAGTTTATCTGGCCTATACATTCGGGCGTGATAAAATTATCATTTTCCTCAGCGCATCGACCGGGAGATTGGTGGGACCGAAAGCCCACGCcacggtttgttttgtttgctgcgtgcgagtgtgtcgCAGAACGGGTTTTGCCAACCACAAAAGGTTCCCGTGTCAAGACACAATCGTTCGATGTTCTGATGTGTTTGATGGGTGGCTGGGTACAAATAACCGGAATTGATTATTAGACCGTGGTGAGGTTGGCAGCTTTGGTGACGGTTAAAACTAAAACGTTGGGCACGTTATGGGCCGATACGGGCCGTACGCGTCTTGTCGTGCGAAAATCCGCAAACATTCTTAAGTTCCAGAACCAAACCTACCTCCGAAAATAGCGCCTCCAACTCCGGCGGGAACGGTTGAATGTTTGTGCAGGACGCTGGGAGGGTGCGTATCGATGGCGAAAGCGTATATCGTATGAAGTAATATGTAGCGATAGCTAGATGCTGTCTTTTAAACCCTTTTTTGCCCAACCGCTGCCCGCTCGTTGCTGCGACACTTTAGAGCGTTGAAACTGTTGACTTTTCATCCTATGCCATCGCACGGGTAAAGGGAACAGGCGCTGGCCGGTTTTCCGGACGAGTCCCATTCGTTTCGCGCTTTTGTTTACAGAAACGCGCTCTCAGGGCGTGTGATGTCACACGTTGCGAAATGATACTTGGGATGTTTGCTGAAGCATGCAGTAATACCTGAAACTTGGAGAACTTAATGCCAGAATTATGTTTTCCACACTCAACAAACCCTGCAGACGACACCTTCACACAAACATGGGAATTATTAATTGGACATTTTGATGGGAATGAGCGATTGAGGTCTTGGAAGAGAACTGGATGTGATGTCTTGGAAGGTTGTTTGCGTGTTGGTTCAACCAACCGTACAATCGGTCAAGGGAGCTTGTGTTCCAGCGAGAGTTTCCAGAAGTCCAGCATCGGACGAAACGAAAAGTCATTAGAACACAATCATCAAGTAGCTATAATGCGGGAAGAATACTGACGGCAATTGACTGGTGGCTAACTTTCTCTATAGTCTGTTGACGCTTTGCCAAATAAGGCCCTCCCCAGGAAGGTCTAGTTAAGAAGAACAACCAGAGTGTTCCAGTGACAACCAGAGTTGCAGGTTACCGCAGTCAATATTGACGTGTACAAGATTATGTCCAGAACTCTCTGCTGTCGATTCTCACAGCCTGTCGATTGGCTTTAAAATTGAATAGGATACCTGAGATTTGACAGAGCTTCGGATAAAAATCGCCCAAAAGTTTGAGTATCTCCGTAGATCATAGAGGAGCTTTCTACGATCATAACTTGTGTTCAAATAGCCTTCAATCAACCTTGTCCGATCAAATagtcaaggttttttttcaaaaacacAATGATACAcattcaaaaagcttcagcaAGAACAAACGAAAAGCAGGAGATGTCACATGCATTTTGGCTTCAATACTGGACCGAGAATATTTGAAGGCTTTTTCGAGGGTTTGATCGAGGCAtctgaagaaggaaaatgaacCTCATGTTAGCTTCGCTGTTTTGTGAATCAATATGTATGATCTGCTCAAGACAACTCCGGAGAATGTGCCCGACTTTGTGGCATCAAAGAGCTCCAAGCCTTCTGGCCATTCTTTAAACATCCATCGTCCATCGTCCCATTAACGATTTACGAATCAACACCAAAACCTGTCTTACGATATTAAAGCTCTCTCGGGGTCTTTAATCCCACCGAGCAAAGAAATGCATTCTTCGTACTGCGGCTTATGTCGAACGAGCAGCATCCACTAGCCAGCTCCATCTCACCCATCGGAGCCACCACCGAAATTGGGAACAATTGAAGAAATCCTACAGCCCAAATGGCCGAGCCATAAGCGCCGGTTACCGTGTTTTCGGTAACCTCGTGCGTCAAAAGGGTGGTGCCGCCCGAAACGAAGTGATACTTTACCGCAAAAAGTTTCCAACCTCATTACAAGGTAACGATAGTTGTGGGAACTTTTAATTGAATCCATAAATTTGTGTGCCTCCACCGGTGCCAAGACCCTTTCAGCGCGCAGGGCTCCGTCAGGTCCGAGTCCATCTTTTCCGATGCTGATGGAATGCTTCGTAGTGCAGCACCAAGATGGATGGAAGTTATTGCGGTGGAAGGCGCGGAGGCTATTATGGTGCTGTCTGCGAGACGGAGCCGGGACCGAACAATATGCTGATGAGTGTAGTAAATGCAGCGCATCAAAAAACGAGGCCGGTTTAGTTTTGGGCTTCATGCAGCCGATGGAGCAGCCTTTCaatgataataatttaataacatTTTGTTGTGTCAATAACGCGGTGCGCTTGTTTGCTGGGGAAAATTATTcttattaaaacaaattacTGTTTCTCCTTCGCTAGCTCGCCCGGTCGCGTCGCTGACTTCGGAGAAGCTGAACCACTGTTAAGTAAAGAGTTTCCATTAAATTCTATTTACATCGCAGATTCAAATGCATCTTTACGCTTGGGAAAAGTAtggcaaaaaaacagaaaaaacaggaaaacacGCTCTACTTTTCCCCGCGTAAGCAGGTAGCTTAGGGTCACGCCCCAAAGGATTCGTTTTCCCGCCATCGTCACCGCACGGGCGCGGGGCTTTCCAGTTTCTCGTAGCACTCTGGGTGATAAACTTTTCCCAAccgttcttttattttttccacagCGACGTGGTGCAGTGGTGCAGTGAAAATTATTCcacgaaaaatgaaaactaaACCTACCGAAGCACCAGGGCTGAAGTTTTGTGCTACATCCCCGGAAGTGCATAAATAACTGCTGCACCTGACTTCATTTCGCAAAACGCAACTAAACacagag
It contains:
- the LOC118513919 gene encoding nephrocan-like; the encoded protein is MAAASKPNRLGTLLLMHRSTVSFGQCSGVVLKEVCVAKMQVTSFVFYFALLCLMMVDPSAAQFRCQYGGHYGSSRATFSGVNIEGSATPQFLCDYSYNIQFVAFENSLLEELPKKLFDMFNNLQTANLTRCNIRHVNRYSLERASSLQILDLSHNALNELTGNCFTGANALVKLILSYNNISAIDKMAFNALVNLGALVLTGNKLQSLDSEVFSSLVSLRTIYLDSNELQVIERDMFSNNPKLENILLQGNRISVVEEGAIATETNQALSILSLSNNNLTKLDLQGVNVKKLYVANNKLEEIFLSPSVESVYAKNNRISNILRDNSSSMSLVTLDLENNSISSIESIQHLDTLVNLFLSHNRIGPLNLTSLSKFTKLQQLGLEGTFVSNLQHGTFAQQESLKWLDLSNNNLDRFDFDILTSSTGLEKIYLDGNRLRSLEFQYLKKTFPSLVEIGLSDNNWNCTYLIHLVRYCTEHKIALFKAQSAVLNQTNVKGIYCYDDKNPLGSWNATVQHLQTLHPHNSTDDAALQTLLQSVLEDVRRYSENNADVANQTVKLDGAVYDLTKNQFSLQKDLLSLRQALNDIRLELLANRTNDSLGMNSDELRRMIETANNLTLDKQELSAKTLEFKIYEQTFKVDKALELTKENGEKVALLAKRVEQQIGNMMASGGSVGLLTQERQHQLVQQSSAAPASGGDHGLIIALLVMMCLLLGVIVFGFLKFNRRLFNVERKRYTNRNSSLSTIIDNDI